In the genome of Polaribacter sp. MED152, one region contains:
- a CDS encoding LptF/LptG family permease, with the protein MKILDWYILKRFLVTFLFTLLILIPIAIAIDIAEKIDNFLEHQDLGFLQIVDEYYINFIIYYANTFMPLALFIAVILFTSKLSNNTEIIAINNAKISFTRFLFPYFIGATLITLLSLAMNHFVVPSSSKIRKKFELTYIKNKRQNQEFKYISDFSLQLTDSTYIFIRNFNTQSNAGYDFTSEVYDGLTMKSKLVADNIRYNDKDSTFALQNWRLRKIYDDKDSIFSGNKIDTVFNFTPRDLIYKSALSQEMPSDELLKFIEISEKRGVKNLNAYLVEFHKRTSLPIASYVLTIIAVALAFRKRRGGTGVNLAIGVGMMFIYVFLLKISEVLGAVAGVNSFIYVWMPNIFFGSIALYLYLNARK; encoded by the coding sequence TTGAAGATTTTAGATTGGTACATATTAAAACGATTTTTGGTAACCTTTTTGTTTACCTTGTTAATATTGATTCCAATTGCTATTGCTATTGATATAGCAGAAAAAATTGATAATTTTTTAGAGCATCAAGATTTAGGTTTTCTACAAATTGTAGATGAGTATTACATCAATTTTATAATCTATTACGCCAACACTTTTATGCCATTGGCGTTGTTTATTGCTGTAATTTTATTTACCTCTAAACTATCTAACAACACTGAAATTATTGCAATTAACAATGCTAAAATTTCATTTACACGATTTTTATTTCCTTATTTTATAGGTGCTACATTAATTACCTTATTGTCATTGGCAATGAATCATTTTGTGGTTCCAAGTAGTAGTAAAATTCGAAAGAAATTTGAACTGACTTATATTAAAAATAAGCGTCAGAATCAAGAGTTTAAATACATAAGTGATTTTAGTTTACAACTCACAGATAGTACCTATATTTTTATTAGAAATTTTAACACGCAAAGTAATGCTGGTTATGATTTTACATCTGAAGTTTATGATGGTTTAACAATGAAATCTAAATTGGTAGCAGACAATATTAGGTATAATGATAAAGATTCTACTTTCGCACTTCAAAACTGGAGGTTAAGAAAAATTTACGACGATAAAGACAGTATATTTTCAGGTAATAAAATTGATACTGTATTTAATTTTACACCTAGAGATTTAATATATAAATCAGCTTTGTCTCAAGAAATGCCTTCTGATGAATTGCTAAAATTTATTGAAATTTCAGAAAAAAGAGGAGTTAAAAATTTAAATGCTTACTTAGTAGAATTTCATAAAAGAACTAGTTTGCCAATAGCTTCTTATGTACTTACCATAATTGCAGTAGCTTTAGCATTTAGAAAGAGAAGAGGAGGTACAGGAGTAAATTTAGCAATAGGTGTAGGTATGATGTTCATCTATGTTTTTCTTTTAAAAATATCTGAAGTTTTAGGTGCTGTTGCAGGTGTTAACTCATTTATATATGTTTGGATGCCAAATATCTTTTTCGGTTCTATTGCTCTTTATTTGTATTTAAATGCAAGAAAATAA
- the tgt gene encoding tRNA guanosine(34) transglycosylase Tgt, producing MKFDLKLTDPKSQARAGSITTAHGVIETPIFMPVGTVGTVKGVHQTELKNDINPDIILGNTYHLYLRPKLDILEKAGGLHKFMNWDRNILTDSGGYQVYSLSGRRKINEEGVKFKSHIDGSMHFFTPENVMETQRTIGADFIMAFDECTPYPCDYNYAKRSMHMTHRWLKRCINHLDGLPYKYGFEQTFMPIVQGSTYKDLRRQSAEYIANSDQKANAIGGLSVGEPAEEMYAMTEVVTEILPEDKPRYLMGVGTPINILENIALGIDMFDCVMPTRNARNGMLFTAHGSINIKNKKWAEDFSPIDEMGITSVDTMYSKAYLRHLFVAKEMLGKQIASIHNLGFYVWLTREARKHIIAGDFREWKDMMVKQMDKRL from the coding sequence ATGAAATTCGATTTAAAACTTACAGATCCTAAAAGTCAAGCTAGAGCAGGATCTATTACTACAGCTCATGGAGTTATTGAGACTCCTATTTTTATGCCTGTAGGTACAGTTGGTACTGTAAAAGGTGTTCATCAAACTGAGTTAAAAAATGATATCAATCCAGATATTATTTTAGGTAACACCTATCATTTATATTTAAGACCAAAGTTAGATATCTTAGAAAAAGCTGGTGGTTTGCATAAGTTCATGAATTGGGATAGAAATATCTTAACAGATTCTGGTGGTTACCAAGTTTATTCTTTGTCTGGTAGAAGAAAAATTAATGAAGAAGGTGTAAAGTTTAAAAGTCATATTGATGGTTCTATGCACTTTTTTACGCCGGAAAATGTAATGGAAACACAGAGAACTATTGGTGCAGATTTCATTATGGCTTTTGATGAGTGTACACCTTATCCTTGTGATTATAATTACGCAAAACGATCTATGCATATGACACATAGATGGTTAAAAAGATGTATAAATCATTTAGATGGTTTGCCATACAAATATGGTTTTGAGCAAACTTTTATGCCAATTGTTCAAGGAAGTACATATAAAGATTTAAGAAGGCAATCTGCTGAATACATTGCAAATTCAGATCAAAAAGCGAATGCAATTGGTGGTCTTTCTGTTGGTGAGCCTGCAGAAGAAATGTATGCAATGACAGAGGTTGTTACAGAAATTTTACCAGAAGATAAGCCTCGTTATTTAATGGGTGTAGGTACACCAATTAATATTTTAGAAAATATTGCCTTAGGTATAGACATGTTCGATTGTGTTATGCCTACTAGAAATGCAAGAAATGGTATGTTGTTTACTGCTCATGGCTCAATAAACATCAAGAATAAGAAGTGGGCAGAAGATTTTTCGCCAATAGATGAAATGGGTATTACTTCTGTAGATACTATGTATTCTAAAGCTTATTTACGTCACTTATTTGTGGCTAAAGAAATGTTAGGTAAACAAATAGCCTCTATACACAATTTAGGTTTTTATGTTTGGTTAACTCGTGAAGCAAGAAAACATATTATTGCTGGTGATTTTAGAGAATGGAAAGATATGATGGTAAAACAAATGGATAAACGTTTGTAA
- a CDS encoding DMT family transporter has product MQENKLKNYLLLHFIVFIWGFTAILGALITIDAIPLVFFRMGLAVLFIALYFLIKKKSFYLDKTGVFKFLITGVIIATHWIFFFKAIKVSNVSVALVTMSTGAFFTSLIEPVFFKRRIKSLELILGLFVIVGLYIIFNFESQYQLGIIYALISSFLGSLFAVLNGLFVKKYDENRISLYQLLFGTLFVFIYLVINGQITLEFFVLQKMDWFYLFVLSSICTAYAFIASVKVMKYISPYTVMLTINLEPIYAIILALFIFGDKEKMNPEFYLGAAIVLGVVLANGVIKNQATLKQKLKRKMGSKK; this is encoded by the coding sequence ATGCAAGAAAATAAGCTTAAAAATTACCTTTTACTTCATTTTATAGTATTTATTTGGGGTTTTACTGCCATTTTAGGAGCATTAATCACTATCGACGCTATTCCTTTAGTTTTCTTTAGAATGGGTTTGGCTGTTCTTTTTATAGCTCTCTATTTTTTGATAAAGAAAAAGTCCTTTTATCTAGATAAAACAGGTGTGTTTAAGTTTTTAATAACAGGAGTAATTATTGCCACTCATTGGATTTTCTTTTTCAAAGCTATAAAAGTATCTAACGTTTCTGTTGCCTTGGTTACTATGAGTACAGGTGCTTTCTTTACTTCTTTAATAGAACCTGTTTTTTTTAAAAGAAGAATTAAATCCTTAGAATTAATTCTTGGGCTTTTTGTAATTGTAGGCTTATATATCATTTTTAATTTTGAGAGCCAATATCAACTAGGTATTATTTATGCCCTAATTTCTTCATTTCTAGGTTCACTGTTTGCAGTGTTAAATGGCCTGTTTGTTAAAAAATATGATGAGAATAGAATATCTCTTTATCAGCTTTTATTCGGAACTTTATTTGTGTTTATTTATCTAGTAATTAATGGCCAAATAACACTAGAATTTTTTGTCTTGCAAAAGATGGATTGGTTCTATCTCTTTGTATTAAGTAGCATTTGTACTGCCTATGCTTTTATAGCTTCTGTTAAGGTTATGAAATACATATCTCCTTATACAGTAATGCTTACCATCAATTTAGAGCCAATTTATGCTATTATTTTAGCTCTTTTTATTTTTGGTGATAAAGAAAAAATGAATCCAGAATTTTACTTGGGTGCAGCCATTGTTTTAGGTGTGGTTTTAGCAAATGGGGTTATTAAAAACCAAGCAACTTTGAAACAAAAGTTGAAGCGAAAGATGGGCTCAAAAAAGTAA